One segment of Cynocephalus volans isolate mCynVol1 chromosome 8, mCynVol1.pri, whole genome shotgun sequence DNA contains the following:
- the EFCAB14 gene encoding EF-hand calcium-binding domain-containing protein 14 isoform X2, with protein sequence MKKRKELNALIGLAGDSRRKKPKKGSSSHRLLRTEPPDSDSESSSEEEEEFGVVGNRSRLVTGDYLRCCKICYPLCAFVILAACVVACVGLVWMQVALKEDLDALKEKFRTMESNQKSSFQEIPRLNEELLSKQKQLEKIESGELGLNKVWINITEMNKQISLLTSAVNHLKANVKSAADLISLPATVEGLQKSVASIGNTLNSVHLAVEAIQKTVDEHKKTMELLQNDMNQHILKEATGSNQMILSPSATLELDNKTHSENLKQMGDRAATLKRESLDQVTNRTDTVKTQSIKKEDNSNSQVSKLREKLQLISALANKPESSRPPETTSEDQVQSFTAKPSALPKFSQSLGDHIEKAAQLRPIALQGISNIEDLQDLFHKTGQDMDGKLTYQEIQNSLGSAMPEPESLRAFDSNGDGRYSFLELRVALGI encoded by the exons atgaaaaagcGCAAAGAGCTCAATGCACTGATCGGTCTGGCTGGGGACAGCCGGAGAAAAAAGCCCAAGAAAGGCTCCAGCAGCCACCGCCTGCTTCGCACTGAGCCTCCTGACTCAGATTCTGAGTCCAGctcagaggaggaagaggaattcGGTGTGGTTGGAAATCGCTCTCGCCTTGTCAC GGGAGACTATTTACGATGTTGCAAGATCTGTTATCCACTCTGTGCTTTTGTCATCCTCGCTGCCTGTGTTGTGGCCTGCGTTGGCTTGGTGTGGATGCAAGTTGCTCTTAAGGAAGATCTGGATGCCCTCAAGGAAAAATTTAGAACAA tgGAATCTAATCAGAAAAGCTCATTCCAAGAAATCCCAAGACTTAATGAAGAACTACtcagcaaacaaaaacaacttgaGAAGATTGAATCTGGAGAGCTGGGCTTGAACAAAGTCTGGATAAACATCACAGAAATGAATAAGCAG ATTTCTCTGTTGACTTCTGCAGTAAACCACCTCAAAGCCAATGTTAAGTCAGCTGCAGACTTAATTAGCCTGCCTGCCACCGTAGAGGGACTTCAGAAG AGTGTAGCTTCCATTGGCAATACTTTAAACAGCGTCCATCTTGCTGTGGAGGCAATACAGAAAACTGTGGATGAACATAAGAAAACCATGGAATTACTGCAGAATGATATG AATCAGCACATCTTGAAGGAGGCCACTGGAAGCAACCAGATGATTCTATCGCCTTCAGCTACATTAGAACTTGACAATAAAACCCACAGTGAGAATTTGAAACAG atgggtgacagagctgccactCTGAAAAGAGAGTCATTGGATCAAGTGACCAACAGAACAGATACAGTAAAAACCCAAAGCATTAAG AAAGAAGATAATTCAAATTCTCAGGTATCCAAGCTAAGAGAGAAACTGCAGTTGATCAGTGCTCTTGCAAACAAACCCGAGAGCAGCAGGCCTCCAGAGACCACCAGTGAAG ACCAGGTACAGAGTTTCACAGCAAAGCCATCAGCATTGCCAAAATTTTCACAGTCTCTTGGAGACCACATTGAGAAAGCTGCACAACTAAGGCCTATCGCCTTACAGGGAATCTCTAACATTGAAG ATCTTCAGGATTTATTCCACAAGACTGGCCAGGACATGGATGGGAAGCTGACCTACCAGGAAATCCAGAACTCCCTAGGTTCTGCCATGCCAGAGCCAGAGAGCTTGAGAGCATTTGATTCCAATGGCGATGGAAGATACTCATTCCTGGAGCTAAGAGTAGCTTTAGGTATCTAG
- the EFCAB14 gene encoding EF-hand calcium-binding domain-containing protein 14 isoform X1 — translation MKKRKELNALIGLAGDSRRKKPKKGSSSHRLLRTEPPDSDSESSSEEEEEFGVVGNRSRLVTGDYLRCCKICYPLCAFVILAACVVACVGLVWMQVALKEDLDALKEKFRTMESNQKSSFQEIPRLNEELLSKQKQLEKIESGELGLNKVWINITEMNKQISLLTSAVNHLKANVKSAADLISLPATVEGLQKSVASIGNTLNSVHLAVEAIQKTVDEHKKTMELLQNDMNQHILKEATGSNQMILSPSATLELDNKTHSENLKQDILYLHNSLEEVNSALVGYQRQNDLKLEGMNETVSNLTQRVNLIESEVVAMSKVEKRANLSFSMMGDRAATLKRESLDQVTNRTDTVKTQSIKKEDNSNSQVSKLREKLQLISALANKPESSRPPETTSEDQVQSFTAKPSALPKFSQSLGDHIEKAAQLRPIALQGISNIEDLQDLFHKTGQDMDGKLTYQEIQNSLGSAMPEPESLRAFDSNGDGRYSFLELRVALGI, via the exons atgaaaaagcGCAAAGAGCTCAATGCACTGATCGGTCTGGCTGGGGACAGCCGGAGAAAAAAGCCCAAGAAAGGCTCCAGCAGCCACCGCCTGCTTCGCACTGAGCCTCCTGACTCAGATTCTGAGTCCAGctcagaggaggaagaggaattcGGTGTGGTTGGAAATCGCTCTCGCCTTGTCAC GGGAGACTATTTACGATGTTGCAAGATCTGTTATCCACTCTGTGCTTTTGTCATCCTCGCTGCCTGTGTTGTGGCCTGCGTTGGCTTGGTGTGGATGCAAGTTGCTCTTAAGGAAGATCTGGATGCCCTCAAGGAAAAATTTAGAACAA tgGAATCTAATCAGAAAAGCTCATTCCAAGAAATCCCAAGACTTAATGAAGAACTACtcagcaaacaaaaacaacttgaGAAGATTGAATCTGGAGAGCTGGGCTTGAACAAAGTCTGGATAAACATCACAGAAATGAATAAGCAG ATTTCTCTGTTGACTTCTGCAGTAAACCACCTCAAAGCCAATGTTAAGTCAGCTGCAGACTTAATTAGCCTGCCTGCCACCGTAGAGGGACTTCAGAAG AGTGTAGCTTCCATTGGCAATACTTTAAACAGCGTCCATCTTGCTGTGGAGGCAATACAGAAAACTGTGGATGAACATAAGAAAACCATGGAATTACTGCAGAATGATATG AATCAGCACATCTTGAAGGAGGCCACTGGAAGCAACCAGATGATTCTATCGCCTTCAGCTACATTAGAACTTGACAATAAAACCCACAGTGAGAATTTGAAACAG GATATCCTGTATCTTCACAACTCTTTAGAGGAGGTAAACAGTGCCCTAGTGGGGTACCAGAGACAGAATGATCTTAAACTCGAGGGGATGAATGAGACAGTCAGTAATCTTACCCAGAGAGTCAACCTGATAGAAAGCGAAGTGGTTGCTATGAGCAAGGTAGAAAAGAGAGCAAACCTGTCCTTCAGCATG atgggtgacagagctgccactCTGAAAAGAGAGTCATTGGATCAAGTGACCAACAGAACAGATACAGTAAAAACCCAAAGCATTAAG AAAGAAGATAATTCAAATTCTCAGGTATCCAAGCTAAGAGAGAAACTGCAGTTGATCAGTGCTCTTGCAAACAAACCCGAGAGCAGCAGGCCTCCAGAGACCACCAGTGAAG ACCAGGTACAGAGTTTCACAGCAAAGCCATCAGCATTGCCAAAATTTTCACAGTCTCTTGGAGACCACATTGAGAAAGCTGCACAACTAAGGCCTATCGCCTTACAGGGAATCTCTAACATTGAAG ATCTTCAGGATTTATTCCACAAGACTGGCCAGGACATGGATGGGAAGCTGACCTACCAGGAAATCCAGAACTCCCTAGGTTCTGCCATGCCAGAGCCAGAGAGCTTGAGAGCATTTGATTCCAATGGCGATGGAAGATACTCATTCCTGGAGCTAAGAGTAGCTTTAGGTATCTAG